In a single window of the Gossypium hirsutum isolate 1008001.06 chromosome D02, Gossypium_hirsutum_v2.1, whole genome shotgun sequence genome:
- the LOC107886578 gene encoding uncharacterized protein: MAATCGRRTLGFSCSSAKTIFTHLPSSTPANNKLPGLFSPNKISASRFSLRNLTFSRLPVEMGGAVTLIPLHSATASALFTSLLSLHNQSWGCLSEGFATPL, encoded by the exons ATGGCGGCTACTTGTGGAAGAAGAACCCTAGGGTTCTCCTGCTCTTCGGCCAAGACCATTTTCACCCATTTACCATCCTCAACACCTGCTAACAATAAGCTACCCGGCCTTTTCTCTCCTAACAAAATTTCTGCTTCTCGATTCTCTCTCCGCAATCTCACTTTTTCCAG GCTCCCAGTGGAAATGGGTGGTGCAGTAACTTTGATACCTTTGCATAGTGCTACGGCTTCTGCTTTGTTCACTTCCTTGCTGTCTTTGCATAATCAAAGCTGGGGGTGTTTGTCAGAAG GATTTGCAACTCCTCTATAG
- the LOC107886579 gene encoding polygalacturonase 1 beta-like protein 3, translating to MLNLWTFIFLCFLHLSSFNVVLGGVGDSLVSENPFTPKASVIRYWNKEIRREITKTHFLLSKVSPLTAVDSASFSKLAAQNDLASHLPSFCSSAKLFCFPDLSPSLEKHPKDERFAVYSNMNFSNYGTDRLAGVDSFKNYSEDSNIVVDSFHRYSRDSTGHKEQFANYASEGNVVDQNFHSYAASATGGSGNFNNYNREVNNPNLRFSSYGDDSNGHGQTFKQYTENANAGNGQSFSSYGKNGNGVPNDFSSYGKGANVIGSGFSGYGEAANGANDSFTSYGFDSNAPQNTFKSYGDGGNAAVNTFSSYRDQSNVGDDSFQSYAKNSNGEKVDFSNYGQSFNEGTDKFTGYGQGAVGQSIGFKIYGRNNTFKDYAKKEGIVFGRYNNGSSSETAQVKGGSSAVSKWVEPGKFFREKLLKQGTVMPMPDIKDKMPVRSFLPRTIVSKLPFSSSKIGELKRIFHAGDNSTLETVMLDALKECERAPSPGETKRCVGSAEDMIDFATSVLGRNVEVRTTENVKGSKQNIKIGSVKGINGGKVTKSVSCHQSLYPYLLYYCHSVPEVRVYEADILDPKSLEKINHGVAICHLDTSSWSSNHGAFLALGSGPGRIEVCHWIFENDMTWTISDS from the exons ATGCTGAATCTATGGACTTTTATCTTCCTCTGCTTTCTCCATCTCTCATCCTTCAAT GTTGTGTTGGGCGGTGTCGGTGATTCGTTGGTGTCGGAGAATCCATTTACTCCAAAAGCCTCGGTGATTCGTTACTGGAACAAAGAGATCCGCCGCGAAATAACCAAAACCCATTTTCTACTCTCCAAAGTTTCGCCGTTAACCGCCGTCGACTCGGCCAGTTTTTCAAAACTCGCCGCCCAAAACGACCTCGCTTCCCATCTCCCTTCTTTTTGTTCCTCTGCCAAACTCTTTTGCTTCCCCGATTTATCTCCGAGTCTCGAGAAACACCCCAAAGATGAAAGGTTTGCCGTCTACTCCAACATGAATTTCTCCAATTACGGAACGGACCGACTCGCTGGAGTCGACTCGTTCAAGAACTACTCGGAAGACAGCAACATCGTCGTCGACTCGTTCCACCGATACAGTCGCGATTCGACTGGGCACAAGGAACAATTCGCCAATTACGCCAGTGAGGGCAACGTCGTCGACCAGAACTTCCACTCCTATGCGGCCTCCGCCACTGGCGGTTCCGGAAACTTCAACAACTACAACCGTGAAGTCAACAATCCCAATCTCCGTTTCTCTTCATATGGGGATGACTCCAACGGGCATGGGCAGACATTCAAGCAGTACACAGAGAATGCCAACGCCGGGAACGGGCAGTCATTCTCGAGTTATGGAAAAAACGGTAACGGCGTTCCTAACGACTTCAGTAGTTACGGAAAAGGAGCCAATGTGATAGGGTCAGGATTTTCCGGTTATGGAGAAGCAGCCAATGGGGCGAATGACAGTTTCACTTCGTACGGATTCGACTCTAATGCTCCACAAAATACGTTCAAGAGTTACGGAGACGGCGGAAATGCGGCGGTCAACACTTTCTCAAGCTATCGCGATCAATCCAATGTGGGTGACGATTCTTTCCAATCTTACGCCAAAAATTCCAATGGAGAGAAAGTCGATTTTTCAAACTATGGCCAATCTTTCAATGAAGGAACCGATAAATTCACGGGGTACGGCCAAGGAGCCGTGGGTCAATCCATTGGGTTCAAAATCTATGGAAGAAACAACACTTTCAAGGATTATGCAAAAAAGGAGGGCATCGTTTTCGGTAGATACAACAATGGCAGTTCCTCTGAAACTGCTCAAGTTAAGGGCGGTAGCAGTGCCGTGAGTAAATGGGTGGAGCCGGGCAAATTCTTCCGGGAAAAGTTGTTGAAGCAGGGAACCGTGATGCCAATGCCGGACATTAAAGATAAAATGCCTGTAAGGTCATTTTTGCCCCGGACTATTGtttcaaaattaccattttcttcCTCCAAGATTGGTGAATTGAAGCGGATATTCCACGCGGGGGATAACTCCACACTGGAAACCGTAATGCTGGACGCTTTGAAAGAGTGCGAGCGAGCGCCGAGCCCGGGCGAGACCAAGCGATGTGTGGGGTCGGCGGAGGACATGATCGATTTCGCCACCTCGGTTCTGGGGAGGAACGTGGAGGTTCGCACGACGGAGAACGTAAAAGGGTCAAAGCAGAACATAAAGATCGGAAGCGTTAAAGGAATCAACGGTGGGAAAGTAACGAAATCGGTTTCTTGCCATCAGAGTTTGTACCCGTATTTGCTTTACTATTGCCACTCGGTCCCCGAGGTCCGGGTCTATGAAGCGGATATTCTGGATCCGAAGTCACTGGAGAAGATCAATCATGGTGTTGCCATCTGTCATTTGGACACATCCAGTTGGAGTTCGAATCATGGAGCGTTCTTGGCATTGGGTTCGGGTCCGGGTCGGATCGAGGTGTGCCACTGGATTTTCGAGAATGACATGACTTGGACCATCTCTGATTCTTAA